Part of the Triticum urartu cultivar G1812 chromosome 2, Tu2.1, whole genome shotgun sequence genome, AGCCGTCAACTGTGCAACTAGATAGCCCTTACCTATGTAACTGCATAATTTTGGCTAAGCCAACTAGGATATGTACCATTTTGATTTGCAAACTCCAGTACAAATGCATACTCTTGACAACTGGGCACATATGAGTGTGCAATCAAAAACaccacacacacgcgcgcgcgcgcacacacacagcATGAACATGATTTACATGACCGCACATGCGCGACTATGTACGTGCGTCTATGCCAACGCGTGTGCACCTCCATGACTATGCGTGTGTGACTACACGGACGAGAGTGTGCAACTTCGACAATTGCTTTGGCCAACTGCTTGACAGTGGATGTGCAACTTAAAAAAACATGGTTGTGCAACTTTGCATGGCTTCTCGTTGATGACATCGTTCTAGTTGCTTTCCAGTGATGACACGGCGTCGCACTGAATATAAATATACTACTGCAAGAAAAGAGCTGAACTGAACCCACCTTCCTGCTGGCTAAATTATGTATTACAGTGCACAGGCGAAGAATACACAACAACCTCACACACCCGGCGTTCAGAGACCAAGTCCAAAAGAACAACTACTTTTTACAGCTAATCAAGCTGTTGTGCACCAAGAAGCAACATTCAGGGAGCTGCAGAGTGAAATCAAAAGAAAAACAATCGATATTGCCAGATCAAATGAATTGATGTATACTAATGAGAGAAAGTGAAACTTGCTGAACAGGAACTTGAGAAGCAGAATTTAGGATGGTTAGCAGCACAACACGAGTTTTCACCTCACGGGCTGCATCTCTCGTCAGGAACCACAACGCCGACCACCCGATGTTGAGCACGAAAGAACCATCCTCCCCCTCCACCTTCGTCTTCCCCCGCCCCCACGACCTTGATCTCCTTCTGCTCCCGCTCGACCCCTTCTTCACCCTACCCCTTCTCCGCCCCTCCCCGTTCCCCGCACGCCTTCCTCTGCGCCGCGCCGCCATGAGATGAACTGTCTGCTCGGGCCACGCCACTTCGATCTGTTGGGTCTGCGATGTCGGGGGAGGAGGGGCCGCAGCTGGCCGTAGCACCATCAGCAGCAGGGGCTGGAGGACAACGACGAGGAGCACCACCACCATGAAGTGCGGTGACCTCCCGGTTTAGCAACCTCCTCGACCTCCCGCCGTGGATCTCCACCGAGCAGCCGGATCCGAGCAGATGCGGCAGCGGCCACCCATTGAATGGACGGATCCAAGGCGGACAGGTGGTCGGCAGCGTCGTTGGTGGAGAGGAAGGTGGTCCTGGCGGAGTGGCGGTGGGGGTCGACGATGGAGAACACTGGATGTCGAGGAGGCCGTAGACCGAGCTCGGGAAGCCACATAGTGAGCCCCGACTAGGTGGCACCTGACACAGGCGTGACGATACGGGCGAGATCGAGCGGCCAGGAGCCGGCCGCTCGTTTTCTCAAAATAGTGCGTATGCACTTTTTAGATTTTAGGCTAAGAAATTCATGTTTGTCGTTTGAGATATATCAATATTCCACTTATCATGAATGGCGGCATGTTATATTGCACTTATCATCAACGTTGACATGTTAACGTTTTTGTTTGGTTTCATGCTCAGTGCATAGTATCTTCAAATTTGATGAATGGAGCCGATGCCCAACGTTGAATTAATAGCGTCCAGTAGGGGAATGGTATTAGAAAGTTTCAAACAAGCTTAGGTTAAGAAAAAAACAGATTGTTACACATTATTGCCAGTATGACACGCAAACGGTAGTAGCACACAATAATGCACAAAGCCACCTAATAATTAAGTAGAGTCACTAACAACAATTTCTCCAAGCTCTGGCATGCAAAGTTTGAACCTAAGTGCAAATTATTTCAGTGCTTTGGGAGAGGATCCTAACGAATGACAAATCTGAAGAAGCGAGGTTGGCCTAACATGATCAAGAGGCAGACACACCATTCCATCTCATTTGCAACTAGCTGACATTGCACAACACATCCTCTAGGTGTTGATGTGTATGCTACGTGATTTCCTAATGCTAGAGAGGTTGttaaaacatgttatcatgatcGCATGACTTTGAAATTCCCGTGGAGCGGCTGTTACACTCGCAC contains:
- the LOC125540220 gene encoding uncharacterized protein LOC125540220 isoform X1, with product MVVVLLVVVLQPLLLMVLRPAAAPPPPTSQTQQIEVAWPEQTVHLMAARRRGRRAGNGEGRRRGRVKKGSSGSRRRSRSWGRGKTKVEGEDGSFVLNIGWSALWFLTRDAARELPECCFLVHNSLISCKK